The sequence below is a genomic window from Pongo abelii isolate AG06213 chromosome 12, NHGRI_mPonAbe1-v2.0_pri, whole genome shotgun sequence.
GGCCCTGACAAATATacttctagccagggcaatttcCAGAGGGCCTCTAGCTGGGGGACATGCTGCAGCTGCTGGTGTGGCAGCAAGCCTCAGGGACCTCAACTTGAGTCCCCAGCAACAATAATGAAGCTGAATGGGGCCAGAAATCAAGGTTGAAGAGAAGGGTCGTGGGGTAGGTTGAGTGGGGCTCGGGAAGGCTGCCAGAGTGACAGTTCTGTTCCCACAGGTATGCCATGGCTGTGATGAACCACCATGTATGCCCCGTGGAGAACTGGTATGAAGGACTCTGCAGACAACCTCGCTCTAAAGCTTCCTTCATCTCTGTCCCCTCTTGGGCCTGAGGCTGCCACGAGCCAGACTGCAACCCTGAGTCTCACTGCTCTTCTCTGAAATTGGTCCCCAGGCATGGCTTCATGCCACCTACCCACTTACCACCATCCCTTTGCCCCTTTGGTTACTGCTTCAGGCGGGCACTGGGGAGTGGGATCTTCTGTCCCTGTCGGGGAGGTCTGGGAGAGAGTCCTCTTTGAGGCCTGAGGCTATAGGCCAAGGGCCTGGGGGCAGTCCCTTCCCCCAGTCTACTCCCTGTCCTGCCTGCCAGGTCCTACAACGAGTCCTGCCCTCCTGACCCTGCTGAGCAAGGGGGCCCCAAGACCTGCTGCACCCTGGACGATGTCCCCCTCATCAGGTAAGGCCTGGACATTGGGCAGGTCAGGGAGATCTAAGGGCCTCCCAGACAGCCCCTCAAGCAAAGAGCTGTCCTTGGGTCTCAGGAATAATAAGTATCCTAAGAGCCACTTAATAACAACACTACTTGCCAGTTACTATGGGGCAGGCACTCTGCTGAGTGCTTTATATGCATTGTCTCTTTTCATCCTCCCAGGAGTGAGGCAGCTATTGTTTTcaccattttataggtgaggaaacaggctcagtcTTACTCATCCAGGTCACAGAGCTAATAAGTGGAGGCACCTGGATTTAAGCTGGAGCCCTCAGATTGCCCAGCCCGTGTTCTGGCTCAAGGATAGCCAAACTAGCCGCAGGGCTCAGCAAAGAATATCAGGGTTGCCTGAACACTCCTGGGCACTcccttctctctcacacacatgaGCTCTGCTTTGGGGGCCCAGCCTGGAACCAGTTGTTCATGAGGGACCCTGGATCTTCACATAAATCAGTGGCCTGCCTGCTAAGGAGCAGGTGCAGGTAAAGCAGGGGAGAGCCAGTGAGCCAGAATGGGGGCCCCCCGGGCCTCCTGCCCCCCTCTTACTCTGTCCTTCCCCCTCCTCGCAGCAAGTGTGGCTCCTATCCCCCAGAAAGCTGCCTCTTCAGCCTCATTGGCAACATGGGTGCTTTCATGGGTGAGTTGTACCCTTAGCCCTGACCCTGCGTGCCCAGCCCAGTGCTCCCTACACAGAAAGGCCCAGGAAGCCCTTCCTCTGTGCAGCCCTCCCCACCAAGGGCTAAGGCAATAGAGGCaacttctctccccttccttgaAGGCCAAAAGCTGACTCCCACACAGCCACCTTGCTGGCTGGAGCCTGAGGAAACCTAGTTCACCACCCGCCTGTCTGTTCCCTTCTGCCCCTCAGAAAGGGCAGGAGCACCACCGCGTCTGGGGGAAGCTGACAGGCTCgctgggcagggccagggctggaGGAAGGCCTCAACTGTGCTCTCCTCCCCCAGTGGCCCTGATCTGCCTCCTGCGCTACGGGCAGCTCCTGGAGCAGAGTCGGCACTCTTGGGTTAACACCACGGCACTCATCACAGGCTGCACCAACGCCGCAGGCCTCTTGGTGGTCGGCAACTTTCAGGTGCTTCCCCTTCTCCCCCGCCAACCTTGAACTTTACCTAACAAGGCCTGGCTGCCTGCAGTGTGGCACCTCAGGGTTGGggctggaaggagggagaggaaggaagagggagagaggagattCATTGAAGGAGGGGTGGAGAGGTGGGGCCATGGCCACATCACCAACTGGCCCTTCTCTGGGCCCAGGTGGATCATGCCAGGTCTCTGCACTACGTTGGAGCTGGCGTGGCCTTCCCTGCGGGGCTGCTCTTTGTTTGCCTGCACTGTGCTCTCTCCTACCAAGGGGCCACCGCCCCACTGGACCTGGCTGTGGCCTATTTGCGAAGTGTGCTGGCTGTCATCGCCTTTATCACCCTGGTCCTCAATATCCTTTCAGGACGGGGCAGCCAGGAACTCATCCTCTAGCTCAACCTTTCTCCTTCCCAAGAGGATGGGGGGTGGAGGCCTAACACTGCCATGTGGGGGAGAGGACTAACACCTCTCCCTTTGGAGAGGTGAGGCCTGAGACTGCAGAAGGGGTGTTGCCAGGTTTCCATATGTCCTACTGAACATTTCCTTAGCCTCATTTTAGGTGGAGTCTTCTTTGTCCATGAGAGTTCTCAGCTGCAACATGGGGCAGCCctgtgtgagtgggtgtgtgtcATCGATATCCTTATTTTCTATGGCACCTTCAGCTACGAGTTTGGGGCAGTCTCCTCAGACACACTGGTGGCTGCACTGCAGCCTACCCCTGGCCGGGCCTGCAAGTCCTCCGGGAGCAGCAGCACCTCCACCCACCTCAACTGTGCCCCTGAGAGCATCGCTATGATCTAAGGGCTGGGGAGGGTGGCTGGCCCGGCCTCCGCAGCACCCCACCCCATatcttctttccatttattttgtaccaaaaacaattttgagaaagtATTCTGTTGGGATCTGGGCTTCCTCACTTCTGGAGAAGTGGCCATCCCATGCCCACCTGTGCCATAGAGGAGTGGGCCCTGCCAGCTGCCACAGCTGCATGACCTTCCCCACCCCACGGTGtcgttttgtttttaaaggtcaCCTGTCCTCACTCACCCAGCCAGCCCTTCAGGTGCCTTCTACTCCCAGTGCCAAAGCCAGACCACTGGGGTTTCCTGCTGCAGGAATTGGGGGCTGGGAACAGCAGAGGGGATAGAAGTCTGGTGGAGGTGGAGTGGGCACGCCTTAGCCTACAGAAAGGCCCATTTCTGGGCCCACTGAGCTGCACTGGGATTCTTCACTCTGCCCCTCACTTCCTTTAGGGCAAATAACACAGCAGAACCACGTGGGtattttagtactttttttttatattaaaagaattcTAATTTGCATGTTTGTAGCCTGTTCTGGAGAGTTGGGGGGCCTGATCTGGGATGGCTTTCCATAAGCCAAGGATGGGAGGAAGCCCTTGCCCCCCAGGAGTGCTGAGTGCACTCTGTTGCCAGAAACAAAGGATGCCAGGTGCCACCCAAATACCCCTTCAAAGGGCTTGAAACCCTTCTGGGCCTCTAAGCAATCTAAAGAACTGACTTGGTCTGATAATCTCACCCATCCCCCACTCAGAGTCTGGTTTGAACTTTGATTTCTTAGGAGGCGTGGGGGGAAGGTGGGGGTGGTACAGagagcaattttaaaatattaaaagtggcTTTCTCAATGGAGCGAAAGAAAACCTGTGGGATTACAAAGTTAACTAGACATTGCAGTGGGAGGAGGGTGCAGGCTAGtttatcagcttttttttttttttttgagacagagttttgctcttgttgcccaggctagagtgcaatggcatgatctcagctcactgcaacttctgcctcccaggttcaaacaattctcctgcctcagcctcccaagtagctgggattacaggtgcgtgccaccatgcccagctaatttttgtatttttagtagaaacggggttttaccatgttggtcaggatggtctcgaactcctgacctcgtgatccacctgtcttggcctcccaaactgctggccttacaggcgtgagccactgcacccagcctagtttaTCAGCTTTAAGTAATTAACTGGGTAACAGACCCTGACACATTTTGCCTTCCAACCATGAACACGTAGGCCCAAGCCCTGGCTGATGCAGTAATCCAGTTCTTTACCACTGCCATGAGTCCAGATGGGCCAGCAGGGAGGAAAACCACAGCCTGGTGCCTTCTGTGGTTTAGGATCACCTTCCCCAAAAGAAGTAGAGACCTGATGGAGGATGCAGAGCCCCTGGCCAGGTCTGTGATCAATACAGCCTCAGGGTGGGTAAAGAAACCTTTAATGAGGATTTAAGGTTAATAAGGAAGACGCAGAGGGCTAGCACTCAGCCCCAACCTCCTCACGTGTACATGGCTCCATGGAGGTTCTCCAGTcggtgttgctgctgctgttttcgagcctgaaggaaagaaggcactctggGCAGGGGCCAAAACTGAAGGCCTATGGGTGAGGGGATGGGCAGCTATTATGGGGCTGGCTCTGTTTTCAGGCCTCTGGCGTCTGCATTGCTGAGGCTCTTACCACAAATCAAAGTCACTAAGAAGACAGCCAGAGCCAGGGATTCTGAGGCCTACCCAGTCCTGCTGAGGTGGGAAGTGATGGCAGCAGGGACAGGACTGAGGGAGCCCATTACGACCCCTCCACTTAACCATCAGCCCCTACCTTATCTCGTCTGTGCTCCTCGTAAGTGTCGTCATCAGTGGGCAGCTCATGGCGGCACAAGGGACAGGAATTTGTCTGAGAAAAGTAGAGTAGTGTTCTAGCCTTGGTCTGATCTTCATAAGCTGATAACCACCCTCCCCTGCTCCCATCTGCCACTCTTCTTCCATCCCCCAGCAGTCCATGAACAGAAAGAAGCTTGAGTACTGGGCCCAGGGCAGGGTGAGAGCTGGAAGAAGAGAAGCAGTACCTTGCTTAGCCAGGGCAGAATGCAGCTGGAATGGAAAAGGTGATGGCAAGGCATCTCAATGGCAGTCTCCTCCTCCTCAAATTCCAAAAGACACACGGGGCACTTGAGCTCTTTAGGAAGGAGTGCTGATCAGGAGAGCTGCTacaggctctgcctcccaagctcccACTCCTGAAGGACACTTGCCCCCACCTGACCTGGAAAACTGAAGGACCAGACCACAGTCTGgcttggggaaggggtgggtcTGGCCCAAATAGCAGAAAGAATTAGTGTCCTCACCAGCCTGAGAGCCTCTGATGACTGTCCTGGGGAGGTTCTCAACCACAGTCTTGGCAGCTGGTGGAGGCAGGTGGTGGTCCCAATCTACTACCAACCCCAAGTCTTCAAAGTCCATCCTATTGAAAAGTGACCTGGGGAAGAGGATGTAAAGTCAGAACAAAGGAAAACTATGCTTTTTCTTTGCCCCCATAATCCACTATACATTAATAAACACGCTGCCCAACTAGTAGGAATAATAGCTACCCTTAGTAGTTAGTAGATGCTCACTAGATAAAAAGCACGATGGGAAATAGTTTACAACTGCTATCAGACCGCCCCAGCACGTAAAGtgtttattcccattttactcaTGAGGCaacagactcagagaagttaCTCAGGCCACGCTGAATAACCTGGTAGAGCCAGATTCCAAGTCAGCAGTGCCTGCTGTTACTGATGAATATAGCCACTCACAGCACACGGCCCCAACCCCGCCCCCATGCCTCACCTTCTCTGAGACCTCCCATAGCCTGCTGTCCTTCCGCCCCCACGCCCACCACTCTCCAGCTCCAATCTTTCCCGCAATCCCCTTGCCCAGGCCAGCCCAACGGACGGCCCAAATTATCGAGATGCTTGTCCCCACACCCTTCAGTCTCGCCGCCCGGACTAACACTCCAGATTACTTATCTGTCCTCCCCCAGAATCCGCTGCCCCTGGTAATCCGCCTTCTCCAGCCAGCCCCAGCCCAGAAACCTGCTGGTTGGACCCTATCCTCAAGCCCCGCGCACCCACCTTGCGAGCTCCAGCAGCATGTTGGTTCGCGTCTCCTGCTCAGGGTCCGACGGCTCGCAGTCGTGTTCATCGAAATAGGACGCCATGGCTGCCCAGCCTTCTGACACAGCCCTCTGACCCTGCTCGATAGCGGCCTAGCGGCGCTGGCCAATAAACTGACGAGCTGAGAGAGGCTGGCCAATCAGAGTATCCGAGGGACTGGCATAGTGGCTTGTTAAACAGCACGGAAAGCGGAAGTACTAAATCGGCCCCCTCTCATTGGCTTGAACAAGTCAGGTGACCAGAGACTAACGCCAATGATGGAGATCAGGCTGGTGAGGAAACATTTGTTTTGGAATCGGAGCCAAGACTGAATTCCCGGGGATTTCTGGCGCGGTCGCGTCCAAGTGTCTGGTGTGTAAGGCTCTTCAGTCTGCCCTGAAGCTCGGAGGGCTTCGACAGTACAGATGCTAGAGGCCTCTGCGAGAAAAGGCGGCGCTGGTCCAGGGGTTCAGGTTCCTGCGCGCGTTGGGCCACGGCGCTTCCGGATGCGCTGTCCGGATCGTCGCCGGACACTTTTGCCCCGCGGCGCTCTAGTTGGTTCAGGAGTTTGCGTTTGATTGCTCCCCAACCccgaaaaaaaaaattcctgctcaTTTCTTATGTGTTAGGCATAATAATAAAGGGTGGGGCAAGCCTCCCCaactgagagagagagatctctctGCCGGAGAACCTGGGGCCTCAACCAGCTCATGGGACTGTTACCTTCAGCCCGTTGCTATCCCTAGCTTCTGTAAAACTGGTGGCTTGTACTAAGACCTTTCCATTCCTGGCTACACATTAATTCCCAGAGGAGAGAATGGGCGCGGAGGAGCTTTAGAAACACCCGTGTCTGATACCTTCGAAGATTCTGATGTAACTGATCTGTGGTGGGGCCTGGGCAATGGCACTTGTATAAATTCTGCAGGTGAAGCAGGTTTAAGAACCACTGCACTCAATGATTTGGATGATAGGTACTATTTAGCATCTAgaactgttagtctgatggatgTTTTACACGCTCCATCATCCCCTCAATAGACCCAGGAGCTAAGCGTCATTATGCCCTTTTTACCTCAGAAGTGGCTTGCCCAAATTTGCAGTCTGTAAGTGGTGTTGCAGACCAACTGCAGGGCCAAGTGCTTTCCTCCATCTTTCCCGAGAGAGGAAGACGCTAATGCGCTCAGTGAAACTAACACGCTCTGTAAGGGGTAAAGCTCCACACAACTCAGGCTTATTCTGGTTTCTGTCAGTAGCCCTCACTTTACCCAGCAAGGAACTGCTTATTTTACACACTTGACCCTGAATTCCCCTTGCCACTCACACTTGAGTTTGAGCTGCAGTTAAgtagcccaggcagaggctgCCCTGTTTCCACAGTCTTGGTGtggctttatttccttcttccatGCCTTTGCCCAATGATCTTTGCTATGGCCCTGAAGGCACTGACTGCCTGGCCCTATATGGCCCTGTAGCTTTGAAAAGCCtgaattcaggctgggcatggtggctcacgcctacaatcccagcactaaaggcaagagaattgcttgagccctggagttcgagaccagcctcagcaacatagacCCCGtcgaaagagggagggagggaagacacAGGAGAGACCCCGccgaaaaaggaagggaggaagggagatggGAATACCAAGGAGCGCTTTAAGGTCCCCATCTCTTGCTGTCACTTTCCCCATCTGCAGTCTGATGTAAAGCTTGAGGTagatagaatgtggaaagagaaATTGAGGAGTGGGAAGTGTTCAGAGGGGAAACCATTTATTTGAAGGTGAGAGccttataaaaaattttttgggccaggcgcggtggctcacgcctgcaatcctagcactttggaaggctgaggcaggtggatcacctgaggtgaagagttcaagaccagcttggccaacatggtgaaaccttgtctctactaaaaatacaaaaattagccagatgtgatggtgggcacctgtaatcccagctacttgggaggctgaggcaggagaattgcttgaacccaggaggtggaggttgcagtgagctgagatcgcgccattgtactccagcctgggcaacagagcaaaaactctggtctcaaaaaaaaaaaaaatggtgaaatgcTTTCTTCTTTGTCATCGCATCTACAGTCTCATTGGTTCTCTAAGCATCCCCAAgatgacagaaaaataatagatttcaTTCTCAGAGAAACAGGCTCAGATGGGGAGGACTGGTTCAAGGGTCTGGTTTGGGGGCCATTGTGTTCTTGCATCCACACTCCCTGTCTGTGTAGGGTTGGATCAagtagggaagggagaggaaggagccATCTCCCAGGGGTGGAGTCCTTTGGGTGATGGGCTTTTTAAGCAGCCCTAGGGGTAGAGACAGATGGATTAACCAACCTGGGGACCTTCACACACAGATACCAGCTTTTACTCAAACAGCAGCTTTTACTGAGCTCCAGGTGGGGCTGGCCCAGCATGGCCAGTACAGCAGGCTGCCCTCGAGGGCCAGTCTGTGGCATGACAGGAAATGCAGGGGTGCACATGTTGGGGCTGCCCTTTGGCACTCACTGGGGTGGGTCAAGGGAGAGCAAACACCAAGGTCCTCTGGAGACCAGAATTGGCCAGTGCAGCCATTTGGCTTCTTCAGAACCAGCTGGGTCAGTCCCCAGGCCCTGAGGCAGTGCCTGCATCCTGGGTCCGTGGGGCACTACTGCTGTCACTGCTCTGAGGGAGAAAGACGACCAGCAGCACAATCAGGATAATGAGCAGGACACCGACCACCACCAGCCCCACGCAGATCCGGTAACGGACGTTCTCCCAGCGCTTCTTCTGGGCCAGGGTCTTTGTAGTCTTGCTGAAGGTTGAGCTCTGTGGATACCCCCAGACACAAAGTGGGAGTTAGCTGGCACCCCCTTGGCCTAGGAGCCAGCTCCTCCCAACCCCATCTCAGTAAGGCTTAGTCTCCTCCTCTATCCTCCCCATCTtgtctactttctttcttttttttttttttttttgagaaggagtctctccctgtcacccaggctggagtacagtggcacaatctcagctcactgcaacctctgcctcccgggttccagcaattctcctgtctcagcctccctagtagctaggactacaggcacacaccactgcgcccggctaatttttgtatttttagttgagatgaggtttcaccatactggctagggtggtctcgaactcctgaccttgtgatctgcccgcctcggcctcccaaagtgttgggattacaggtgtgagccaccacgctcggccttgTCTGCTCTCTTTCTATACCACCTGCCGTGGAACCCTCCCAGCCTGACTCATCTCAAACACCGGTGTGGCCCTTGACTTTCAGCCCTAGTGTCTCACCCTCAGTTAACAATGCCAGTActcaggctggacacagtggctcatgcctgtaatcccagcacattgggaagccaaggtgggaggatctcttggatCTAgcagttcatgaccagcctgggcaacatggtgagacctcatctctacaaaaaatcaaaaattagacaggcatggtggtgcatgcttgtagtcttacttcctcaggaggctgaggcaggaggatcacttgagcctgggaggtagaggctgcagcaaatatgattgtgccactgtactagcctgggcaacagagtgagactctgtctcaaagtaaaaaagaaacaaaaaacaataccAGTCTTCTACCTTTAGGAAGGTCCACAGCTTCAAACCAAGGCCTTCTTATCTTGTGGGGTCTATCTGTTGCATGTCTAGGCTATGGGTGCCTGAGGAAACCCAGAGGCCCCACACTGGCCCTCAAGAAGGCCTCAACCCCACCAAGGAGATCCTGAATACAGCCCAAGAGAGACTTTCCtaatcctctcccctcccctccgtgCTCCCCCAGGCCTCACACCATATCCAGGAGTTGGTCTGAACGCTGCTCCAGTTCGGCCAGCTTCACACCACGCTCCAGGACTTTGCCAAAGTTGTTACGCATAAGTTCCGTCACCTCGTTCGCCTGCTGCTGGCACCGCTCCAACTCTTTTCCTGCCTGGACACCAAGCCCGAGGTCAGGGCTGCATGAGGCCCCCACCTGGCCCACATCTGCCCCGAGATCTAGAAGCCTCCTTCTCCCCCTGTAGGTGGGTACAGCATGAGAGTAACAGCATCCTTCGTGTAAGGGTATGATATGTGCGGAGTGAAAGTCTGGCCTTCGGGGTGCGTGCGGCACACCTTAGGTCTCACAGGCTCCTCCCCTTGCACATCAAGGCAGGGCCTAGGGTCTAGGTAAGCCCTGGCTTCCAGCACCTCAGCTTCCTCTAAGCTGTCCCAAGGTGGGATCTTCCCAGGACCCCACCCTCCCACAAAGCTGATTCTTTTCTCACCTG
It includes:
- the TMEM150A gene encoding transmembrane protein 150A isoform X1, whose protein sequence is MTAWILLPVSLSAFSITGIWTVYAMAVMNHHVCPVENWSYNESCPPDPAEQGGPKTCCTLDDVPLISKCGSYPPESCLFSLIGNMGAFMVALICLLRYGQLLEQSRHSWVNTTALITGCTNAAGLLVVGNFQVDHARSLHYVGAGVAFPAGLLFVCLHCALSYQGATAPLDLAVAYLRSVLAVIAFITLVLSGVFFVHESSQLQHGAALCEWVCVIDILIFYGTFSYEFGAVSSDTLVAALQPTPGRACKSSGSSSTSTHLNCAPESIAMI
- the TMEM150A gene encoding transmembrane protein 150A isoform X2, whose amino-acid sequence is MAVMNHHVCPVENWSYNESCPPDPAEQGGPKTCCTLDDVPLISKCGSYPPESCLFSLIGNMGAFMVALICLLRYGQLLEQSRHSWVNTTALITGCTNAAGLLVVGNFQVDHARSLHYVGAGVAFPAGLLFVCLHCALSYQGATAPLDLAVAYLRSVLAVIAFITLVLSGVFFVHESSQLQHGAALCEWVCVIDILIFYGTFSYEFGAVSSDTLVAALQPTPGRACKSSGSSSTSTHLNCAPESIAMI
- the TMEM150A gene encoding transmembrane protein 150A isoform X3; translated protein: MYAPWRTGPTTSPALLTLLSKGAPRPAAPWTMSPSSVALICLLRYGQLLEQSRHSWVNTTALITGCTNAAGLLVVGNFQVDHARSLHYVGAGVAFPAGLLFVCLHCALSYQGATAPLDLAVAYLRSVLAVIAFITLVLSGVFFVHESSQLQHGAALCEWVCVIDILIFYGTFSYEFGAVSSDTLVAALQPTPGRACKSSGSSSTSTHLNCAPESIAMI
- the RNF181 gene encoding E3 ubiquitin-protein ligase RNF181 isoform X1; translated protein: MASYFDEHDCEPSDPEQETRTNMLLELARSLFNRMDFEDLGLVVDWDHHLPPPAAKTVVENLPRTVIRGSQAALTLPWAQYSSFFLFMDCWGMEEEWQMGAGEGGYQLMKIRPRLEHYSTFLRQIPVPCAAMSCPLMTTLTRSTDEIRLENSSSNTDWRTSMEPCTREEVGAEC
- the RNF181 gene encoding E3 ubiquitin-protein ligase RNF181 isoform X2, which gives rise to MASYFDEHDCEPSDPEQETRTNMLLELARSLFNRMDFEDLGLVVDWDHHLPPPAAKTVVENLPRTVIRGSQAELKCPVCLLEFEEEETAIEMPCHHLFHSSCILPWLSKTNSCPLCRHELPTDDDTYEEHRRDKARKQQQQHRLENLHGAMYT
- the VAMP5 gene encoding vesicle-associated membrane protein 5, which translates into the protein MAGKELERCQQQANEVTELMRNNFGKVLERGVKLAELEQRSDQLLDMSSTFSKTTKTLAQKKRWENVRYRICVGLVVVGVLLIILIVLLVVFLPQSSDSSSAPRTQDAGTASGPGD